The segment CCGGTGGAGCCATCCCCCCGACCAGACCTGTCACCGACGCGGCGATGATCAATGCCGGGAATGCGTGCACTTTCGTTTTCAGGACCAAAAAAATCAAGGCACCAATTCCTAACGCCAGCCCGAGAATCATCATGGCGACAGAACTGTTCATGAAAAATCCTCCCTTGTATACTCGGGGTCGAACCGTAGGCGGCGACATCACCGGCATCTGTGTCCGGAACCCCCATCCGGCTCTCCCCAATGATTATGCCAATATTCACACCTTTGCACAAACACCGTTTCATCCCCGGATCTTCCCGGGACTTTTACGCCCGTTTTGATTTGGGTGTCTTGGTATCATTTGTATTTGTCAAAACCGTCAGGTAAAATATTCAGGACACTGCCGGATTGCAATATTCTCTTCCTTGGCTGTGGAAAATTTATAACGTCTCGATTCATTTTCACGCCACAACCCCAACACGAAGGATATGCAAAGGGTAACGATGTTTTCCCGCAAAGGAGGAATCCTGGTGCGAAATAGTGTTCTGTTGTTATTCATCAGTTTCATTATAGTTGGATGTCTGCCAAGAGAGGACCCTACACATACATCAGATTCTTCGAAATTCGGGGACTCCATGGACTTCCATACGAATGGAAAAGTAGATTCTAAAGGAAAGCTCTCAGTAGAAAAAACCGTTTCCAATCAGGCTTGGATCGATATTTATACCCCCCAAAGTGAGCTTCTTCGATTGCTTAATGATTTAAAGGACGACGTTCGCCATCCGAACGGTGTTCAGCTTTCCAACTATAGGATCCCCGAAAGTCTTTTCAAAGGTACTGGTTGGAAAAGACATGATTACTTTCATTCAGAGCCGTTTGGTTTCTATCATGCCAGAAGTGAAGACTATTTTTACTCCACTTTTACCCAACTCTCCTACCTGGATGTCATGGCCGGCTACAATGAGGAGATTCATGGATTTGAGTTACAAATGAAAATCAATCATGGATTGGTGTTGGAATATGACCATAACACCGGACAGCTTAACGTTGTCCACCATAACATGGGATTGGTCTTCAAGAATTTACAGTTGGCTCATGGCAAATTAAACGGGGATCATGTCTATATAAATGAAAAAGCAGATGGAGTATTCTCGGAGGAAAATACAGGTCAGAAACCCCGAGCACTTGGTCAATACCATCTTTTTGAACAGACTCCCGAACATCAACGGTTATTAAATAATGGTCAAGTGGTTCATACCATTTCATTCGACTTTACGGGATGTACGATGCGACATAATGGAGACTGGGGAAGTTTACGGGGGAAAATCTATGGTTACCCCAATATTGATACAGTGAACTGGAGCTATAAGTATACCGCCGCAATGTATTGAGGATAAAAGCCCCGTGGATACATTGCCGATCGTCATCGATCACCTTCGCCACTTCCCCTTGACATACACCCCCCATTGTCTCCGGGAAAAGCCCCGGGGAAGCCGGCTTCGATAAAAGGCCGACACCACCAGCCTCTGATCGATAGATTCCCCTGCCTCCTATTGCATCCGGTTTCTCTCTTCACGGGATACACAAGAGGCAGGGGCCTGTTTCCTCTTTCCGGTAGTCCTATACACCATCAGATGGTTACTTCGCGAGGATGCACTACCGGGCAATAGCCTCTCAACCGATGACCGACTCTATGCTCCATCTTTGGATGGAAGCGGAGGGAAAGCCGAGCTCCCGGAGAATCGCTTCGGAATGTTCTCCCACCTCCGGGATCGGATTCATCACCGGTTGGATCCCCCGCGGGATGACCCGGGGCAGGAGGGCGTTGATCTCTCCTGCCGGACTGTTCACCTTCCGTACCCGGTTTCGTTCCCACAGCTGGGGATGCTCCAGAAACGCGTCGACATCCCGTAATTCGGTATTGGCAATTTGGGCGCGATCGAGGCGGTGGATGATCTCCGCCGCCCTCTGCTCCCGGAACACCGTCAGGATCAACTCCCGGAGGGCTTCGTGATGCTTCACCCGGAGGGAGTTGGACAGAATGTTCTCCCCAATCGGAAAAGCGAAGGAAAAACCACTTGTCTCCCACGTTAAAAGCTCTTCTTAACCCAATTTAACTCGCCGAGTTTTAACTCCTTTTGGTTCATTCGTTCCTCCCGAATGTTTTTTCGGGTTTAACATACAATTGCACCGTAATGACAATTATGATATTGTGGGAAAAATGTGATAATTGGGGAGAGAAAAATGTTCACTGTTTCCACCTTGAGTACGTTCGTGATTATAGTACTCAGCCTATTTTTGATACCAGGTCCAGCTGTTCTTCTTGTCGCTACACGTACAGCTCAGAGCGGGCGCAAAGCGGGGGTTATGGCTGGTCTTGGAATCGCGACCGGCGATTTGATTCATACACTGTTTGCGGCAGTAGGACTTTCCGCCATTTTGATGACCTCTGCCCTCGTTTTCAACATTGTAAAGTTTGCAGGGGCAGCATACTTGCTTTACCTGGGAGTTCGTGCGATTTTGGAAAAGCCCGCAGACCCTCAACTGCCAAAGGTTTCTCCGGTGACGAACTTAAGTTCTTACGGTCAGGCAATCCTGGTTGAAGTTCTAAACCCGAAAACAGCTCTTTTCTTCCTTTCGTTTTTGCCGCAGTTCATACATCCGGAGCAAGCACCTCCCTTTTTTCAATTCTTGGTTCTGGGCTTAATCTTTGTGCTGACAAGTGCAATCTACACCACGATTATTGCAATGAGCGTACGATTACTCGGGCGGCTGATCAAGCGGATCTCCTGGATGGGTCGCTGGCGCGGCAAGATCGTGGGCGCAATCTATATTGGACTGGGGTTAAAAGTGGCGATTCAGAGTCGATGATGTGATTGCACCGATTCAGAGTCGATGATGTGATTGCACGATGATTTTCAAACGGTAAAAGCCGGGATTGGGAAAATGAAGATATTTGCGTCCCGGCACACCACAAAAAAAGCCTGCGTTCTGCAGGCTTCTCAACATTTTTTCGGGGCCAGTTCCACTGCCTGGCGAATGGCTTCCAGCATGCTTTTTTCATCTGCTTGGCCGGTTCCCGCAATGTCAAATGCCGTGCCGTGGTCGACACTGGTACGGATGATGGGAAGTCCCACCGTGATGTTCACACCGGCATCCAGCCCCAGCACTTTGATCGGACCGTGACCTTGATCATGATACATGGCCACCACCATATCGAAGTCACCTCGGACCGCCCGGAAGAAGAGGGTGTCCGCAGGCAGGGGACCCTGGACATCGATCCCTTCCCGCTGAGCTTTCTCCACGGCGGGAAGCACTTTCTCTTCCTCTTCCCCGTAGCCGAACAGCCCGTTTTCACCGGCATGGGGATTGATACCGCACACGGCGATGGCGGGCTTCTCCACCCCCGTTCGATACAAGGTGTCATGTGCCAGACGGATGACCCGGTACACCCGATCCGGATTGATCATGCGGACGGCGTCGATCAGGCCTACATGTGTCGTCACATGAATCACTTTCAATTTCGGAGCGGACAACATCATGGAGTAATCCGCCGTTCCGGTCAGATCCGCCAAAATCTCTGTATGCCCCGGATACCGGTGCCCCCCTTTCTGCAGGGCCTCCTTGTTGAGGGGAGCCGTGCAGATGGCATCCAGTTCCTGATCCATCGCCAGCTGGATCGCCTTCTCCAGATATCGGAAAGCTGCATCTCCCGCCTGGGCGGATACCTTCCCCACAGGCAGATCCGCCGGCAGAAGGTTCAGGTCCAGGACATCCACTTGACCTGCCTTGAATTCCGCCTCATTTACAGATGCAACAGGCTTAATCTGAAGTCCCGTCTTCACGAAAGTGTCCGCCCGCTCCATGATCGCGGCATCCCCGATGACCAAGGGGCGGCATTGCTCAACCATGCGCTTCTCCCGGAGAGCCTTCAGGATAATCTCGGGACCGACACCTGCCGCATCCCCCATCGTGATTCCAATCACCGGTCGGTCAGACATGGGCTTTCATTCCCTTCAATCGTTGAGTCGCATAAACCAAGGATTCTTCAGAACCGAAGGCTCCCGCTTTCGTAATCACCATTCGTACCGGTTCGCCCGGGAGAGTGCCGATGGGCAGCCCCGGTTCCACTTCTCCCCGCAGCGTCAACCCATGCACCCCCAACTGATTACAGACGGATTTGGCAGTGTCTCCGCCTGTCAAAACCAATCTCTCCACATGATTGCGTTGAATAATCTCCCCGGACAGACGTCCCAGCGACCAGGCAATCCGGTCCCCCGCTTCCGCCCGGCTCCATCGGGCCATCTCCGCCTTCTGCAAGACTTGTTGCATCGCGTCGTTGCTTGTACTGAGAAAGATCACCAGATCCTGCCCTCGCTCCAAGGCAAGGTTCATACGGTGGATCCACTGCTCCCGCACCTCCGAATCCGGCTCCAGCAGGAGGGAAGGATCCAGTTCCACACCGGTGGTCCCTGGTTCCAGCAGTAATCGTTGCACCTGCTTGCGGGTGACGGCGGACATACTGCCTGAAACGGTGAGGACCGGCCCCTTCGTCCGGGGCAACTCTCCACCTTTCCGCTCCGGCAGGGTCTCCAGGAGGTGTTCGGCCAATCCGGCCGAACCGACCCAGAGCACCGGATAAGCCTTCATATGGCGGACGATTTGGGCCAGGTCCTCATCCGTCTCCGCATCGAAGACCAGCCATTGGATGCCCTTCTTCTTATACTCCATCAAGGCGGCATCCCAATTCTCACCCAACCTTCGGGGATGAAGAAGGGCCGTCGACTCTCCGGTCTGCTCTTCCAGCAAACGGCACAGATTGGATTCCGTCACCGGAGTTTTGGGGTCGCGGGAGATTTCCGTCTCGTGAAGGGGGACCCCGTGAATATAGTGGATTCCGTCCACTGTGGTTCTCCCCATCTTGGGATATGCCGGGGCAATGACTGCGAAATCGAAGTCCAGCCCCGCCATGGCCGCCTGAATCTCCACCCCCACATTCCCCCGCAGGGTGGAATCGATCTTCTTGTAGATCCTTTGCACCCCTTGTTCCTGCAACCAGCGGACCGCATCGGAAACTTTTTGATAAGCCGCCGCCGGAGATTGGGTGCGGCTGTCTGTATCGATGACGATCCCATCGCTGTGCGGTTCTTTCTGATCCAACTGGAAGAGGACGGAGACCTCCAAGCCTTTGCCGGTCAGCTGAACGCCGGTATCTGCGGCACCTGTCAGGTCATCTGCAATGATTCCGATGGTGGGTGTCCCTCTCGTGTTGTCATGTCTCATTATCGTCGCCCCTTAGAAGCGTTGTGAAAAAGCTGTCATACCCACAGGGCACAAGTCGTGCCCAGGGTCGCTTCACTCCCCGGTCCGCTATGCACTCACCAGTACAAGTCTCGCCAAGGTCACTCCGTTCCCGGTCTCGCTATGCAGGGAGGGTTGGGTTTCACATGGAGTGATTTTGGATCGTAAGAACCACGAAAACGACATGTGAACCCAATCCCGACCGTCCAAGAACGCACTAAATCACAATGCTTTTAGAAAACAACCGATTACTGTTTATTTCTCTTCCACGGCGCCTTGACCAAAAATGCCACGAATAACGGGAGAAGCAGGGCGGTGGTTACAGTGGAAGCGGCCACCTGAACGGTTGCCAGTGCCGACACCTTGGCAAAAGAAGCGTTGGCTGCGGCGATGGCAGCAGGTGTGGCCACTGCATTACCCGCCGTGGAACCCTCCGCCGCACCTACGATCGGGTTCCAACCGAAGGCTTTGAACACCAGATACCCCGCCGTCCCTGTCAGCACAACAGTCATCACACCCAGCAGAATCCCGCTCAAGCCGCCTTCGACGATTTTTCCGAAGTCGATGCTCATCCCCAATGCGAAGGCGAAAAAGGGAATCAACATATCACTGCCCTTGCTCAGGAACTGGCGCATATCCGAGTCCAGGTTCCCCAAGAGCATCCCGACCAGAATCGGCAAGAGAACGGAGATAAAGGATTGCAATGAGAAAAGTCCTTCCACAAAACCCATCGCACCGAAAATACTGAGAGCTACCATCGTCAGGAAGGGTCCGTCATTCAAGGCCAGGAGGGAATAGGCCGCCTTATCCTCCTTGTCACCATATTGGCCCACGATCGCCATATAAAGCCCGCCGTTGCTGTTCGTCATTGCGGCGATAATGGCCAAAGGGGCCAAACCGAACCAGAGGCCGTCCGGACCGGCAAAGGCGTATGCCAGCAGACCGACTGCTCCCCCAACGAACCACTTCACAAACAGAAGGGTTCCACCTTTGGCAAGACTCACCCCGAAACTCCGCAAATTGATCTGAGCCCCTGCACAAAGCAGGAAGAGCGCAATCAGAGTGCTGGAACCATCCACAAACAACGCCTGTGTGAAGTTCCCGATCCGTAACAGGTCCGGTGCGAAAGTGTTGATCAACGCTGCCAATAACAGCGGGATCACCATCATCCCTCCGGGAATCCGATCCATAGCCGCTTTAATTTTCATTTGAACCTCTCCCTATGTTAGTTGGTATCGTTTCATTACGCAACAATAAATAAAGGAAAGCGATTTCAATTTAAATTTACCCGATTTGCGTTGCTAAATGCAATGGTAAATTAAGTCGGCTTTTCTCGGCGGGAGATTATCTTTGCGAGCGGGAAAACCCCGAGCTTCAGCTATAGGGTCGTTCGGTATCCCCCCTTGTGGGGATGCTTAGAACGACAAATTCTGAAAAATCATTTACAAACATGCGTTCTATTGTTAAACTGAGATTAGTTGCTCTTTGAAAACTGGATAGCATATGAGGTTGTGCAAGCCAATCGTCTTGCACGTAAAATGCTATGCGTACCTCCATGGCCAGGCTGAAAAGCGAAAACCAAGCCAGTAGGTCTTGCCTGAGGCGTAGCAACTAAACTCTATTTTAACCGTGGGGCCCACGGGGTTCGCTTGGTTCATTTCTCCGGGTTACTGGAGATTACCCAAGAATTCCCTGCGTTTACGCATGGGGAGTGGTCAACGATTCAGTTTGCGCCACAAGGTGGTTCGGTTAATTCCCAGGCGTTTCGCCGCTTTTGTCTGATTATTCCCCTCCTCCTCCAATACGTGTCGAATAATCTTCTCCTCGATCTCGGCAAGGGTGCCTTTTAACCAATCGTCTCTTTTTGAAACACGCCGCTGAAGTGATTGTGTGCGATTTAACTGCTTTTTCCCCTCATCCAGGGTGATGTGGGGTCCTTGGGCTTCCCGAACCAGAGCATCCAACGTCTCTGCCAGTTGGTTCAGATTCCCGGGCCAGCTTTCCTCTTTAAACAACTGCAACAGAGCCGGTTCCAATCCGACAATTTGTTTACCATATTTGGAATTGCAGTCGGCGATCCACAACCGGCACAAGTCTTCCAAATCCTCTGTTCGCTCCCGCAATGGAGGTAACGATAGAATCACAAAGGATGAAGGATTCTCCAACGGGGGGGTGGTGGAGGAAAAAATGAGGCGCGGTTTGTCTGTTTCGGGAGACTTCCAACGGTCCAGGAGTTCCCCGATCATTGCAGAGGGCAATCGCTCCGCCTGTTTGCAGTAAAGGGTTCCCTTCTTCGCCAGGTCCCATGCTCCATTGATTTCCGACCGGGACGCTTCGGATAACTGTTCTCCATCCAAAATGACAAAGGGACCTTGTCGGCCACTTTCCGTGTGAACCGCTTGCGCCAGGGTCTCTTTTCCCGTCCCCGCCTCACCCGCGATCCAGATGGGTTGATTGGATTGGCTCAAACTGCGGGCACAACGAACCGTTTCCCGGATTTGTTCACTTTGCCCGGTGACACGGGAAAAGGTAGCCAGATTCTGCCGCCGGCTTCGAATTTTCGGTTGATCGGAGCCCGCCTCCCTGAATATCAGAACCCGGTGCTGGAATGATTCCAATAGATGCACGTTCAGCGTCTGTCCGCTGGAAAGCACCAGCATTCCCTGTCCTGTCAGGTTTCTCAGTTCCGGATGTGTCTCAAAGAGGTCAGCGATCTCATCCCGTTTTTTTCCTTCCAGGCCCAACCACGTTCTTATGCGGGGGTTTGCATAGACCACCTCCCTTGAGGAATTCAGGATGAGAAGACCGCGGTCATCTTGATCCCAGACCTTCTGATACAACCGAATCTGTGCCTTTTGAGCCTGGATCAGTTGATAGGTCTCTTTGGCCCGGTGAAACGCATCCAGGACCGCTTCTTTCCCCGAGGTGATCAACACCCCGTGCAGACCCGTTTCAGCGGCTGCCTGCACAGTCACCACATCACCCAAAATCACTTCGATGGCTTCCCTCCGCAACCGGATCAATAGATCCCGCACCTCTTCCGGTTGCCGGATGGTATAGCTTTGAATTCGAAGTCCCAACAGATCCCGAACAGTGGTGGCAGCCTCTATAATATTGGGAAAGCCGACGATGGCCGTCTTCCCTTTGTAATCCTTGACCAAGGTCAGCACCCGCAGCATGTCGTAACCGGTAATGGGGATGTCGATAACCGGTAGCGAAACAGACTCCCGGATCATGCGGGCCGTCCCGCCCCGGCTGATAATCAGATCAAAACCTTCCGACTCCGCTTGTTCAGCAAGCTTCACCCCTTCCCGAAGATCCCCCACTTTCACATCCAAATCCCAATCCGGCTCCTCATCTTTCAGCTTCATCATCAGATTCTTCAATCCCGGATAAGGAGCAATCGCCAACACTTTCACCCGATGCACCTCCCGATCTGTTGCAAAAATCAACACATCCCTATTGTAAGCATACCGGCGGATCATTAACAATGTCTCTTTCTTTTAAAGGGGTCGGTTCCAACGGGGGAAGCCTGCCGGACTTGGGTTTACCAGCTCTATCTAAAGAGAAGATGCCTGAGAACCCTCAGCTTAAAGGAGTTCTCAGGCATCTTCTGTCCGGGAGCGGTATGCTTCACCCCGCTCGATCTGATGCCGGTTTTTCCCGGCGCTCCCACTCAACACTTGTCTGGAAGCGTTGTGATTTACTTCGTTTGAAGGCGGTCGGGATGGGGTTTCATATGACCTTCCGGTTGTTCTTACGAGCCAAAGTCACTCCATGTGAAATTAAGAAACAATGGGAAACCCGGGCAGGATGACCTCCGCCGGGCCGCGTTGTTTTACTGTTCAACGACAGCGATCCAATTCTCGATGCCCATCTTTTTCAGATCCGCCGATGCTTTGTCCGCTTCACTTTTATTGGAGTAACTGCCTGCAACCACGCGGTACTTCCCTTTCTCGTACTCCCAGAGCCAAGTGTCAATTCCCTTTTTCTTCAGGGAGCTTTGCTGATTCTCGGCAGTGGTCCTGTCTTCGTAGGAGCCTGCGATGATCCGGTAAAGTGTTCCCGCCGGTGGAGGTGTTGTTTTTTTCTTCAACCCGAAGGTCTTGGCAAGCCCCTCTGCATGAGCGCGGCCCAGCTTCTTCAAAAACGATGTCTCTTTCAATTTGGCGGCATCACCTGAAGTGTCGATAAATCCGTTCTCCGTCAGCACTGCCGGCATCTTGGATTCTCGGAGAACATGAAAGTTCGCCCACTTTTGGCCCCGGTCTTTCCAACCCGATGCGGACAGCACGGCGACATGGAGATTTCTTTGTGCCGTCATGGTGGTGGAGGAGCCATTCTGGACATACCGATAGGACTCAAATCCCGTGCCGCCCCCGGCATTGATGTGAATGGAAAGATAAAAGGTGGCATTCCACGCATTGGCTGCATCAGTCCGTTGGGTGAGAGAAACCGTCGCATCCTTCTCGCGGCTCATTTTAACAGTGACACCCTCGTATTCTTCCAGCAGGATCCTGCGGGTTTCCAAGGCGATCTTCAAAGTGACATCCTTCTCCTGCAGACCGTTTCCCACTGCACCGGCGTCGCTTCCGCCATGTCCGGGATCAAGAAAAATCTTGGTTGCCAAAAAATCACCCTCCTTTGTATAAATATATTTTTCTTCTCGATCTCCCGAAACGGCGCATGACACAAAGAGAATCCCGGCAGGGCAGCGAACAACTCATGATCACCCTGGGAATCCAATGGATAATCAAAAAACTCACCCCCTTGAAAAGGAGGTGAGGTCACGATGATCTTCCGGTTATTTTTTTGTAAACAGATGAAGTTTACGACACCAGTTCACACCTCATTCAAGGGCCACATCTGTCTTTCTAAGAAAATCCCAAGCTTCCTTCTCCATAATAATATTTGTCAAATGTAACACCATGAACACCGAGGAGGTTGTATACCATGGGATTTTACGACCGATCGGATCGCACCCGCAAACGTGATTCCCATTTACTTACCGGGTTGATTTCAGGCTTGGTCGGCGGGGTTCTGGTATTGACACTCTCCCCCCTGTTCACCCAGACCGGTCTCTTTTCCCGGGATCCATCCGTTGGATCCGGCTCCTCTGCCGATGAGGGAGCGACGCCGGTACAGAAGGTGAGTGTCGATGTGAACAGCAACATCACTGAAGGAGTGAAAAAAGTTCAGCCCGCCGTGGTCGGGATTGTGAACCGCAAGATAAATGATGATCCCTTTGGCCTGCAAACAGAAGAACAGGGAACCGGCTCCGGGATCATCTTTGAAAAAAAAGAGGGAAAAGCCCGGGTGGTCACCAACCACCACGTAGTTGCCGGTTCGGATGAGGTGATCGTGGTGGTGAATGACGGGAAAACCGAAAAAAAGGTGAGGGGCCAAGTGTTGGGCAGTGATGAGATCGCCGACCTGGCCGTCCTGGAAATACCCGATGAGTTTGTCACCTCCGTTGCCCAGTTTGGAAACTCTGACACCATCAAAGCAGGAGAACCCGCTGTCGCAATTGGAAATCCCCTTGGAATCGAGTTCTCCCAATCAGTCACCGCCGGGGTGATCAGCTCACCCCACCGCAAGATCACCGTCTCCGGGCATTTGTCCATGGAGGTGATCCAAACCGATGCTGCAATCAATCCGGGGAACAGCGGTGGAGCGCTGATCAACACCGCCGGTCAAGTGATCGGGATCAACAGTATGAAGGTCTCGAAAGAGGGAGTGGAAGGTCTGGGGTTTGCCATCCCGGTGAACGACGCCAAACCGATTATTGATCAGCTGATCCGATATGGCAAAGTGAAACGACCTTTCATGGGGATCGCCCTGAAAGATGTGGATACGATTGCTGCAACAGACAGACAAGTGACACTGCACCTGCCCGCTTCCGTCACGGATGGGGTTGTCATCCTGGATGTCGCCTCCGGCAGCGCCGCCTCCAAAGCCGGCCTCAGCCGCCTCGATGTGATTGTCGCCCTGGATGACCAAAAGATAAAAAACGGATCCGGGCTGCAATCTTATCTCCAAAAAGAAAAAAAGGTCGGCGACCGGATGAAGGTGACTTATTACCGAAACGGTAAAAAACAGACCA is part of the Kroppenstedtia eburnea genome and harbors:
- a CDS encoding 2-keto-3-deoxygluconate permease; its protein translation is MKIKAAMDRIPGGMMVIPLLLAALINTFAPDLLRIGNFTQALFVDGSSTLIALFLLCAGAQINLRSFGVSLAKGGTLLFVKWFVGGAVGLLAYAFAGPDGLWFGLAPLAIIAAMTNSNGGLYMAIVGQYGDKEDKAAYSLLALNDGPFLTMVALSIFGAMGFVEGLFSLQSFISVLLPILVGMLLGNLDSDMRQFLSKGSDMLIPFFAFALGMSIDFGKIVEGGLSGILLGVMTVVLTGTAGYLVFKAFGWNPIVGAAEGSTAGNAVATPAAIAAANASFAKVSALATVQVAASTVTTALLLPLFVAFLVKAPWKRNKQ
- a CDS encoding LysE family translocator, with product MFTVSTLSTFVIIVLSLFLIPGPAVLLVATRTAQSGRKAGVMAGLGIATGDLIHTLFAAVGLSAILMTSALVFNIVKFAGAAYLLYLGVRAILEKPADPQLPKVSPVTNLSSYGQAILVEVLNPKTALFFLSFLPQFIHPEQAPPFFQFLVLGLIFVLTSAIYTTIIAMSVRLLGRLIKRISWMGRWRGKIVGAIYIGLGLKVAIQSR
- a CDS encoding four-carbon acid sugar kinase family protein; its protein translation is MRHDNTRGTPTIGIIADDLTGAADTGVQLTGKGLEVSVLFQLDQKEPHSDGIVIDTDSRTQSPAAAYQKVSDAVRWLQEQGVQRIYKKIDSTLRGNVGVEIQAAMAGLDFDFAVIAPAYPKMGRTTVDGIHYIHGVPLHETEISRDPKTPVTESNLCRLLEEQTGESTALLHPRRLGENWDAALMEYKKKGIQWLVFDAETDEDLAQIVRHMKAYPVLWVGSAGLAEHLLETLPERKGGELPRTKGPVLTVSGSMSAVTRKQVQRLLLEPGTTGVELDPSLLLEPDSEVREQWIHRMNLALERGQDLVIFLSTSNDAMQQVLQKAEMARWSRAEAGDRIAWSLGRLSGEIIQRNHVERLVLTGGDTAKSVCNQLGVHGLTLRGEVEPGLPIGTLPGEPVRMVITKAGAFGSEESLVYATQRLKGMKAHV
- the pdxA gene encoding 4-hydroxythreonine-4-phosphate dehydrogenase PdxA, whose amino-acid sequence is MSDRPVIGITMGDAAGVGPEIILKALREKRMVEQCRPLVIGDAAIMERADTFVKTGLQIKPVASVNEAEFKAGQVDVLDLNLLPADLPVGKVSAQAGDAAFRYLEKAIQLAMDQELDAICTAPLNKEALQKGGHRYPGHTEILADLTGTADYSMMLSAPKLKVIHVTTHVGLIDAVRMINPDRVYRVIRLAHDTLYRTGVEKPAIAVCGINPHAGENGLFGYGEEEEKVLPAVEKAQREGIDVQGPLPADTLFFRAVRGDFDMVVAMYHDQGHGPIKVLGLDAGVNITVGLPIIRTSVDHGTAFDIAGTGQADEKSMLEAIRQAVELAPKKC
- a CDS encoding S1C family serine protease gives rise to the protein MGFYDRSDRTRKRDSHLLTGLISGLVGGVLVLTLSPLFTQTGLFSRDPSVGSGSSADEGATPVQKVSVDVNSNITEGVKKVQPAVVGIVNRKINDDPFGLQTEEQGTGSGIIFEKKEGKARVVTNHHVVAGSDEVIVVVNDGKTEKKVRGQVLGSDEIADLAVLEIPDEFVTSVAQFGNSDTIKAGEPAVAIGNPLGIEFSQSVTAGVISSPHRKITVSGHLSMEVIQTDAAINPGNSGGALINTAGQVIGINSMKVSKEGVEGLGFAIPVNDAKPIIDQLIRYGKVKRPFMGIALKDVDTIAATDRQVTLHLPASVTDGVVILDVASGSAASKAGLSRLDVIVALDDQKIKNGSGLQSYLQKEKKVGDRMKVTYYRNGKKQTTTITLQEG
- a CDS encoding CoA transferase, with the protein product MGENILSNSLRVKHHEALRELILTVFREQRAAEIIHRLDRAQIANTELRDVDAFLEHPQLWERNRVRKVNSPAGEINALLPRVIPRGIQPVMNPIPEVGEHSEAILRELGFPSASIQRWSIESVIG
- a CDS encoding N-acetylmuramoyl-L-alanine amidase — its product is MATKIFLDPGHGGSDAGAVGNGLQEKDVTLKIALETRRILLEEYEGVTVKMSREKDATVSLTQRTDAANAWNATFYLSIHINAGGGTGFESYRYVQNGSSTTMTAQRNLHVAVLSASGWKDRGQKWANFHVLRESKMPAVLTENGFIDTSGDAAKLKETSFLKKLGRAHAEGLAKTFGLKKKTTPPPAGTLYRIIAGSYEDRTTAENQQSSLKKKGIDTWLWEYEKGKYRVVAGSYSNKSEADKASADLKKMGIENWIAVVEQ
- a CDS encoding sigma-54-dependent Fis family transcriptional regulator — its product is MIRRYAYNRDVLIFATDREVHRVKVLAIAPYPGLKNLMMKLKDEEPDWDLDVKVGDLREGVKLAEQAESEGFDLIISRGGTARMIRESVSLPVIDIPITGYDMLRVLTLVKDYKGKTAIVGFPNIIEAATTVRDLLGLRIQSYTIRQPEEVRDLLIRLRREAIEVILGDVVTVQAAAETGLHGVLITSGKEAVLDAFHRAKETYQLIQAQKAQIRLYQKVWDQDDRGLLILNSSREVVYANPRIRTWLGLEGKKRDEIADLFETHPELRNLTGQGMLVLSSGQTLNVHLLESFQHRVLIFREAGSDQPKIRSRRQNLATFSRVTGQSEQIRETVRCARSLSQSNQPIWIAGEAGTGKETLAQAVHTESGRQGPFVILDGEQLSEASRSEINGAWDLAKKGTLYCKQAERLPSAMIGELLDRWKSPETDKPRLIFSSTTPPLENPSSFVILSLPPLRERTEDLEDLCRLWIADCNSKYGKQIVGLEPALLQLFKEESWPGNLNQLAETLDALVREAQGPHITLDEGKKQLNRTQSLQRRVSKRDDWLKGTLAEIEEKIIRHVLEEEGNNQTKAAKRLGINRTTLWRKLNR